Genomic window (Leptospira weilii):
GAATCTTATTTGATTCCATCGACGAATATTTTTCGGAAAACAATCGCGACCGGGTCTTAAATGCGTATTATCCCACCGTCATTATAGGAAATCACGTAGAGGAAGGAGACGTTCCCGCACTCGCCGTAATTTACAGAGCGATTCAACCCAAAATTAAGTTTGCGATCCCCGCAAGAGAAGATATCTTAAAAAAGAATTTTTTAGTCAAAGAATTTCGGCCTAAAGGAACTTTAAAACTCATCTTCGGACTGATAGACAAAACAAACCTGATACCGGCATTATTAAGATACATCGGATGTTTTCCCGTCAAACGTCCGTTCCGCGATAACGCAAGAGAACTCTTAAAAAGCGGAGAACTGAGAAACATGGTCGATCAGGAATGGAACGTTTTAGTCGAGAAAGTGACTTCCGGAAGAAACCTGTTTCTATTTCCGGAAGGAACATTCAATCAAGACGGTTATCTGAATCAAATCAAGAGAGGCGTTTACTTCATCCGCACGAAGATCAAAGACGTTCATTTTATTTCTTTCACCCTTACGTACGATTATATTTCCGCAAAAAAGACCCAGCTTCATATCGCTTACGGGGAAACTTTCGACATTTCCGAAAACGCAAGCAGCGACGAAGTAACAAACACCGTGAAAGAAACGTTAGGCAAGAATTACGTAGCGACATCCGGAAATCTTCTTTCGATGATTTTAATGCGACTGGGAACCGAGACTGCGGTCGGTAAGGAAACACTCTTCAGACGTCTGCAAAACTTTGCAAACGAGATAAAAAAGAAAGGGAAAAAAATCTATGTTTCCGGAAAGTTGTTCAACTCTCATTTGGAAGAAACCTTCCAACATATCCTAAACAAAGGTCTGGAAAATAAACTTCTAAAACTCGATGGGAACGGAGAAATACTCGTAACCGAAAAACTTCTTTATAGGGACGGAGATATGAGAAACCTTAGAAAGAAAAACGAATTCTTGTACCACGCGAATCAACTCACCTACCATAAACCGGAATTGGACAAGATTTTTCTTTCTTTAACTTAATCGAGGAACACGAATCGAAATGGGATTTTGGAAACGTCTATTTCTTCCGAAAAAAGAATACCGATCCGCGGCAAAAGCCTGGGCCGAAAATCCCGAGAAAATTCAGAAAAGTATCAATCGAGTTTTGGACACCTTCTTCGATTCCACTCTCAAAGAATTGATGCCGGAAAAAATTTCCTTTTCTTTGGAGCCCGTTGCTGAACTTCGAATTCCGGAAGATAAAGTGAAAATCATTCTGCAAGGGGTCGACATCCGAACGGTTCTTCCTTTCAACTCGGTATCCGAAGCGATGAGCCAGGAAACGCAGGAGGCGATTTTGGAATTCGCCGCTGGAACCGTAGCCGCTCCGTCCAAATTCTTTCTGATGAAGATCCTCGGTCAATCGCCGATCCAGGAGATGTTCTCCTTAGGTCTTGAAAAGATATTAGTGGAATTTAATAAAAGGCTCAATCCTCTTGCGGGTGTGTTTCAAGCGGCGGGTTTTGAAAAACAAATCTCCGGATTTCTTACAGCCTTACTGCCCAGTTTTACGGAAAAAATTGCGGAAATGTTGCATAATTCTTCCGAAAGCGAAACCGGTAAAATTCTCATTTCCAACACGTTGAAAATTTTTCTCCAAACCGGTTTTTCCGATCTGGGTCGTTTGGAATCCGCAGATTTAAGAAAACATTTTGAAAAATTACGGAAAGCGATCTCCAATGACCCACTTCTCGAAAAGAGTACGGAAAAATTTTACGAGAATCTCAGAGACGCGATTTTAAACGAATACAGAGGAGAAACTTTGAAAGAATTTCTAGGTTATTCCGACAGGGAATATATTCGTTTCAGGGATTCCGTTTCCAAAACGACCGCTGAAAACATTCTCTCTATTCACAAACAAAAACCACTGACTGAGCTCGTAGCCGGACTTCTGGAGGATATGCTTGCATGAAGAAAGTGATCAACCAGATCGGAAAAGCTTTAGAATATCTGGATAAACTAGGCACTGGAAAATCTTTCCAGTTGTTTCGTTCGCTCGGTTACGAGAAGTTATATTCCCTCTCCGAAAAAGTGGATCATAAAACGCTCCTATACATCAGTCAGAACTTGGACGAAAAAACAATCGTCGAATTCTTAAACCGCATTCCGGAAGAAACCTTGGTAGCTCTTCTTTCCACGGTCCCGCCTCAGAACATTACGTATTTTGCAAATACCATTCCAATGGACGATCTTATCCTTTTATCCACGTCGATCCCGGCCGCGGACATCGCAGAAATGTCTCTTAAAACCGGTAAGGAATCAGCCGCAGAACTTCTAAAAAATATCGGAACTCAAAAATCCATCGCATTGTTAAACGAAGTGGGAATTCAAAACTTCATAGAACTTTCCTTGAAAATTCCCCCTATTCAATTGATTCCGATCGTTCGGGAGCTGACCCCGGAACAATCCGGAATCTGGATTCGTAAAAGAGGCATCGGAGACATTCCAAAACTAATCGAAGCTTTCGGAGTTCAAAATCTCTTGGTTTTTTTAAGGACCTTGGGTTTTAAGAAAAATATTCATATCATAGAAGTTCTCGGCATAGAAGAACTGATCGAACTTGCATATACTATTTCCGGGATGAAACTTCCGAGACTTGCCTCCGAGAAAAAACGACAAACCATCCGAAAGAAAACGTTTCAAAAGACTAAATCGAAAAAGCAAACCCCCACCAAACAAAAATCGAAATCCAGAATAAAAAGAATTTAGATTTTTCCCTTTGAAACGTAAAAAGTCGGCGTGTTGTATCTCAAAATATTGAATCTATTACTTTTTTTGCTCATTTGGAATCCGATGGTTGTAACGGGAGAGAAATTTTAAAGTTACTTCCTCCTCCCACTCTGGATTCAAGGTTAATTTCCCCGTTCATTTTGTGGAGAATGGTTCTGGAAATCGGAAGTCCTAACCCAGTGCCTCCGACTCTTTTGTTGCGATCATTCGGAACTCTGAAAAATCGTTCGAATACCTTTTCGACATACTT
Coding sequences:
- a CDS encoding 1-acyl-sn-glycerol-3-phosphate acyltransferase; protein product: MQETSAISKDPNTTQIVYSTKTYDRLIGLVYKTRGILFDSIDEYFSENNRDRVLNAYYPTVIIGNHVEEGDVPALAVIYRAIQPKIKFAIPAREDILKKNFLVKEFRPKGTLKLIFGLIDKTNLIPALLRYIGCFPVKRPFRDNARELLKSGELRNMVDQEWNVLVEKVTSGRNLFLFPEGTFNQDGYLNQIKRGVYFIRTKIKDVHFISFTLTYDYISAKKTQLHIAYGETFDISENASSDEVTNTVKETLGKNYVATSGNLLSMILMRLGTETAVGKETLFRRLQNFANEIKKKGKKIYVSGKLFNSHLEETFQHILNKGLENKLLKLDGNGEILVTEKLLYRDGDMRNLRKKNEFLYHANQLTYHKPELDKIFLSLT